A single region of the Salvia splendens isolate huo1 chromosome 18, SspV2, whole genome shotgun sequence genome encodes:
- the LOC121776676 gene encoding uncharacterized protein LOC121776676, which produces MAKLFRPQPKQLRFENGEVLFDGKIGIFPFTKQVPAKRKSKNRSARTIETKPIESITKAVTKEILINKIIPAIIEKWPEGASKCIYIQQDNAKPHILDDDPDFRAAANQNGFTMKLVQQPPNSPDTNVNDLGWFRAIQSLQLQTACKTLDDLVKAVEKSFEDLSAVTLDNVFLSLQGCMVEIMKARGHNSYKLPHMGKEALRRVAQLPHNLEVPKELAIECISYLKDHGCIDGLEMIARALGIEV; this is translated from the exons ATGGCGAAGCTTTTCCGACCTCAACCAAAACAGCTCAGATTCG AAAATGGAGAGGTTTTGTTTGACGGAAAGATTGGAATTTTTCCTTTCACAAAACAAGTTCCAGCCAAGAGAAAAAGCAAAAATAGAAGTGCAAGAACTATAGAGACTAAGCCTATCGAAAGCATAACAAAGGCTGTGACGAAGGAAATCTTGATCAATAAG ATCATACCAGCAATAATTGAAAAATGGCCAGAAGGTGCAAGTAAGTGCATATATATCCAACAAGACAATGCAAAGCCACACATTCTGGACGATGATCCTGATTTTAGGGCTGCTGCAAATCAAAATGGTTTCACTATGAAACTTGTGCAGCAACCTCCAAACTCACCCGACACTAATGTGAATGATTTAGGATGGTTTAGAGCAATACAATCACTACAATTGCAGACTGCATGCAAGACACTTGATGATTTGGTTAAGGCGGTTGAGAAATCATTTGAGGACCTGTCTGCTGTAACATTAGACAATGTGTTTCTATCACTACAAGGTTGCATGGTTGAGATCATGAAGGCTAGAGGACATAACAGCTACAAACTTCCCCATATGGGAAAGGAAGCTTTAAGAAGAGTAGCACAACTCCCTCATAACTTAGAAGTCCCAAAGGAGCTTGCCATTGAATGCATTTCATATTTGAAAGACCATGGATGCATTGATGGACTTGAAATGATTGCCAGAGCTTTGGGTATTGAAGTTTAA
- the LOC121776677 gene encoding uncharacterized protein LOC121776677, with the protein MSSHFMIWNAQGIANATTQGTFKNMIDMYSVLFAAVLEPQTDPQPSFFSRRFGLQFRCSNTNGKIWIFSHRDWQVEVIDDSEQVLHVRVSAAIFPFSIYLSVVYAKCSREGRYDLWNKLRDISLATDGAPWLVGGDFNIFLLEEERQGSTTDRHGEMMDFADAVADCQLLDPGFDGPPFTWTRSGLWERLDRVLLGEHWTTAFAATRVTHLPRISSDHAPLLVRCRLTTQIPRPSFRFQNILPETVDREGLCAVPDYDEVAHSESKLA; encoded by the exons ATGTCTTCTCACTTCATGATCTGGAATGCCCAGGGGATAGCGAACGCTACTACCCAGGGcactttcaaaaatatgatcGATATGTACAGTGTTTTGTTTGCCGCGGTGCTTGAGCCCCAGACGGATCCTCAGCCTTCCTTCTTTAGTAGGCGTTTTGGGTTGCAGTTTAGGTGTTCGAACACGAACGGCAAGATATGGATTTTTTCTCACAGGGACTGGCAGGTCGAGGTCATTGATGACTCTGAGCAGGTCCTTCACGTCCGAGTTTCTGCTGCAATATTCCCTTTCTCAATCTATCTCTCCGTAGTGTAcgctaagtgctcgagggaggggaGATACGATCTGTGGAATAAGCTCAGGGACATCTCTCTAGCTACTGACGGGGCCCCTTGGCTTGttggtggtgacttcaacatcttcttgttggaggaagagagacagGGAAGCACGACAGACAGGCATGGGGAGATGATGGACTTCGCCGACGCCGTTGCAGACTGCCAGCTACTGGACCCAGGTTTTGATGGCCCGCCATTCACTTGGACGAGGAGCGGGCTCTGGGAGAGATTAGACAGAGTTCTTCTTGGAGAGCACTGGACGACCGCCTTTGCGGCTACTAGGGTGACTCATTTGCCCAGGATCTCTTCAGATCATGCCCCTTTGCTCGTGCGGTGCCGGCTCACGACTCAGATTCCGAGGCCTTCgtttaggtttcagaacat TCTCCCAGAGACCGTGGACCGCGAGGGCCTTTGTGCAGTTCCAGACTACGATGAG gtcgctcattcagaaAGCAAACtcgcctaa